A region from the Lolium perenne isolate Kyuss_39 chromosome 4, Kyuss_2.0, whole genome shotgun sequence genome encodes:
- the LOC127292668 gene encoding CASP-like protein 5C1 yields the protein MDRGERAGAGAVGSAGSLGLRVGQAVFSSAALMFMSVGVEFFSYTAFCFLVTIMGLVIPWSCALAIIDVYSVLVGHPLRMPGVVAIVVVGDWVLSILSLAAASSSAAVIDVLLEFHGSQCPPRLCERYQLSAMMAFLSWLLTAASSLFNLWCLASG from the exons ATGGACCGCGGGGAGAGGGCGGGCGCCGGCGCCGTCGGCAGCGCCGGCAGCCTCGGGCTCCGTGTCGGGCAAGCCGTCTTCTCGTCGGCGGCGCTCATGTTCATGTCCGTCGGCGTCGAGTTCTTCAGCTATACTGCCTTCTG CTTCCTGGTCACAATCATGGGCCTGGTGATCCCCTGGAGCTGCGCGCTCGCCATCATCGACGTGTACTCCGTACTCGTCGGGCACCCGCTCCGCATGCCTGGTGTCGTAGCCATCGTCGTCGTCGGAGACTGG GTACTGTCGATACTCTCGCTGGCGGCTGCCAGCTCGAGCGCCGCCGTCATCGACGTCCTCCTCGAGTTCCATGGATCACAATGCCCCCCGAGGCTGTGCGAGAGGTACCAGCTCTCAGCGATGATGGCGTTCCTGTCCTGGCTCCTCACGGCCGCTTCGTCCCTTTTCAACCTCTGGTGCCTCGCCTCCGGGTGA